A part of Candidatus Binatia bacterium genomic DNA contains:
- a CDS encoding class I adenylate-forming enzyme family protein: protein MRWAADRFADGEFLVDGEERLRYREVDRQAALWARGLLASGVGKGTRVGILMPNGADFVVAFLATTRIGAIAVPLSTLYQSRELLEVLRHADIHTLLTVAAYRSHDYLAKLEQAVPPLLDATGPALFVPALPSLRTVRVWGSCDRGWAVPGPEGLAAAAAATKAVDDPFLRAIEAEVTPADTAVMIYTSGSSGTPKGVVHTHGTVIRHTYAAGLRFHSDLHAGDRLYTTQPFFWIGGLALCVLGCLQRGAVLHCDTGLDEDGILDLVLRERITHVLGMGHTTAALMAHPRMKSDDFGFVRFGLIRTRDAEGQLPPAARIPNRLGMTESFGQHSLESSGSILPAENAGSFGRGLASIERRIMDLDTREPAAPGVLGELWIRGSALMQGIYKCEREDVFERDGFYRTGDLCRIDEEGYLYFEGRFDELVKVRGAGVSLREIEVVLESLPEVHRAGVVAVDCSEGKALVAAVVLTQGASATGETLRTRLRSELSSFKVPRVVVLLEEGELPLTASGKIRKAHLQKLLKARLPGRGEPRGPQTRQAD, encoded by the coding sequence CTGAGATGGGCTGCCGATCGGTTCGCCGATGGCGAGTTCCTCGTCGACGGCGAAGAGCGACTCCGCTACCGCGAGGTCGACCGCCAGGCCGCGCTCTGGGCGCGAGGACTCCTCGCTTCCGGGGTGGGCAAGGGGACGCGCGTCGGAATCCTCATGCCCAACGGCGCGGACTTCGTCGTCGCCTTCCTTGCCACGACGCGCATCGGCGCAATCGCTGTTCCACTCAGCACGCTTTACCAATCCCGGGAGCTGCTCGAGGTACTGCGACACGCCGACATCCACACCCTCTTGACCGTGGCGGCGTATCGGTCGCACGACTACCTGGCCAAGCTCGAGCAAGCCGTGCCCCCTCTCCTGGATGCGACGGGTCCCGCGCTGTTCGTCCCGGCACTCCCCTCTCTCCGAACGGTTCGCGTTTGGGGCAGCTGCGATCGCGGATGGGCTGTGCCCGGGCCGGAGGGACTAGCGGCCGCGGCCGCCGCAACGAAGGCCGTCGACGACCCATTTCTGCGAGCCATCGAAGCGGAAGTGACGCCGGCCGACACGGCCGTCATGATCTACACCTCGGGCAGTAGCGGGACGCCGAAGGGCGTCGTCCATACCCACGGCACGGTCATCCGTCATACCTACGCCGCAGGGCTGCGCTTTCACAGCGACCTCCACGCTGGCGACCGGCTGTACACGACACAGCCGTTCTTCTGGATCGGCGGACTGGCGTTGTGTGTTCTTGGGTGCCTGCAACGCGGCGCCGTTCTACACTGCGATACGGGGCTGGACGAGGACGGCATCCTCGACCTCGTTCTGCGCGAGCGGATCACCCACGTTCTCGGGATGGGCCACACGACGGCGGCTCTGATGGCGCACCCACGGATGAAGAGTGACGATTTCGGCTTCGTCCGCTTCGGGCTCATCCGGACGCGCGATGCGGAGGGCCAGCTACCCCCCGCAGCCCGGATCCCCAACCGTCTAGGAATGACCGAGAGCTTTGGACAGCATAGCCTGGAGTCGAGCGGCTCCATTTTGCCTGCGGAGAACGCTGGATCGTTCGGGCGCGGACTTGCGAGCATCGAGCGACGCATCATGGATCTAGACACCCGAGAGCCGGCGGCGCCGGGGGTGCTGGGCGAGTTGTGGATCCGCGGAAGCGCTCTCATGCAGGGGATCTACAAGTGCGAGCGAGAAGACGTTTTCGAGCGCGACGGGTTCTACCGCACAGGGGACCTCTGTCGCATCGACGAGGAGGGCTACCTCTACTTCGAGGGCCGCTTCGACGAGCTCGTAAAGGTACGTGGGGCCGGCGTCTCGCTTCGAGAGATCGAGGTCGTACTCGAATCGCTTCCTGAAGTTCACCGCGCCGGGGTCGTCGCGGTCGACTGTAGCGAGGGCAAAGCCCTGGTCGCCGCCGTTGTGCTCACACAGGGGGCCAGCGCCACGGGAGAGACCCTCCGGACGCGCCTTCGCAGCGAGCTTTCGAGTTTCAAGGTCCCCAGGGTCGTCGTTCTCTTAGAAGAAGGGGAACTCCCACTGACGGCGAGCGGCAAGATACGCAAGGCACACCTGCAGAAACTGCTGAAGGCCAGGCTCCCCGGACGGGGCGAGCCACGAGGCCCTCAAACAAGACAAGCAGATTGA
- a CDS encoding TonB-dependent receptor → MDDCRQGNAPTTAIVALLALVVFSPPPSATAQTDPAGAPSSYLENIETPGDVGGTEAEVDAGPAEAQRGETGAPVPGVSPRQLARVEEIVVQARKRSEFLEDTPISVTALSAASLRESNIQRTDQLAELVPNLVFTEARTTNAARARIRGVGTTTGEVAFDPGVGTYVDGVYLPRGGKIIDVLDIEQVEVLRGPQGTLFGKNTVGGAISLTTVKPHEELEGFVFVRPGSRGQLRSRWMMNVPIALGWLKDKLFSRVAVATANNRGWVFNEAQDNYESNLNSVTFLGSLRFLPIDDLTIDVSGSWDRSMSHRRGRRCQYQQPGALTPLFPDLQAACEASEPFRVSTNFPNSDHQLSYGAWGTINYDIGDVGPLDSFSVKSITSWREQKTNKYTSEDIDTTEIFVTQLSTLPGQPGFQQFQQELQLNGTAWDDRIAFIGGFFGFWDKGGDVGGAGGGGVTETGTGFRSIGQTSIDNFTWALFTQATAKLTDFMSLTGGVRYTEDTKRNSIANQALTEEQLALIRANPALVPDLFAQEGTSIESGEETFTRWTPMGSISFFAPENWLDAAALDHLMTYFSYSQGFRGGGFNTVIDPLQEDLLSFEPETIENFEVGIKTIGWDQRVTFNLSLFYMNFDDIQVLQNVAFDNPDDPDTPIIRRITTNAAKARSKGLEAELQTVPIDGLQITGNIGVLDAKFTEFVDASGNDRSGNRFGEPKFTSFLAVQYSLPVTVGSTWLDGWLTPRLQWSYTGQRFFGALSNPSAFQRGYNKLDARLSYDFLDNSAQVALWGINLTNEEYLASAEDLVGVFGFSSQNYASPITFGGEMSYRF, encoded by the coding sequence ATGGATGACTGCCGACAAGGAAATGCGCCAACGACCGCCATCGTTGCCCTTCTCGCACTCGTGGTGTTCTCGCCACCACCGTCCGCCACCGCGCAGACCGACCCCGCCGGGGCCCCCAGCAGCTATCTCGAGAACATCGAGACCCCGGGCGACGTCGGAGGCACGGAGGCCGAGGTCGACGCCGGCCCGGCAGAGGCGCAGCGTGGCGAGACCGGCGCACCAGTGCCCGGTGTGTCGCCACGCCAACTCGCGCGCGTTGAAGAAATCGTCGTCCAAGCCCGCAAGCGGTCGGAGTTTCTCGAAGACACTCCGATCTCCGTGACGGCCCTCAGCGCCGCCAGCCTACGCGAGTCGAACATCCAGAGGACGGACCAACTCGCCGAGCTGGTACCAAATCTGGTCTTCACGGAAGCCCGCACGACAAACGCGGCCCGAGCCCGAATCCGCGGTGTCGGCACCACGACGGGGGAAGTCGCCTTCGACCCAGGCGTCGGCACGTACGTCGACGGCGTCTATCTGCCGCGCGGCGGCAAGATCATCGACGTGCTCGACATCGAGCAAGTCGAGGTGCTGCGCGGTCCGCAGGGGACCCTCTTCGGCAAGAACACCGTCGGCGGCGCCATCAGCCTGACGACCGTGAAGCCGCACGAGGAGCTCGAGGGATTCGTCTTCGTTCGCCCCGGGAGCCGCGGTCAGCTCCGATCGCGCTGGATGATGAACGTGCCGATCGCGCTCGGCTGGCTGAAGGACAAGCTCTTCAGCCGCGTTGCCGTTGCGACCGCCAACAATCGGGGATGGGTCTTCAACGAGGCTCAGGACAACTACGAGAGCAACCTGAACTCCGTCACCTTCCTCGGCTCGCTCCGGTTCCTGCCGATCGACGACCTGACCATCGACGTGAGCGGCTCATGGGACCGCTCGATGTCGCACCGGCGGGGACGCCGCTGCCAATACCAACAGCCCGGCGCCCTCACCCCGCTGTTCCCCGATCTGCAGGCCGCCTGCGAAGCGTCGGAACCGTTCCGCGTCAGCACGAACTTCCCCAACAGCGATCACCAATTGAGCTACGGCGCCTGGGGTACCATCAACTACGACATCGGCGACGTCGGTCCTCTCGACAGCTTCTCCGTCAAGTCGATTACATCCTGGCGCGAGCAGAAAACCAACAAGTACACGTCCGAGGACATCGACACGACCGAGATCTTCGTAACACAGCTGTCGACTCTGCCAGGACAACCCGGCTTCCAACAGTTCCAGCAAGAGCTCCAGCTGAACGGCACGGCCTGGGACGACCGCATCGCCTTCATCGGAGGCTTCTTCGGCTTCTGGGACAAGGGCGGTGACGTGGGCGGCGCGGGCGGCGGCGGTGTTACGGAAACCGGGACCGGCTTCCGCAGCATCGGCCAAACCAGCATCGACAACTTCACATGGGCTCTCTTCACCCAAGCGACCGCCAAACTCACCGACTTCATGAGTCTCACAGGCGGCGTGCGCTACACCGAAGACACGAAGCGAAACTCGATCGCCAACCAGGCACTCACGGAAGAGCAACTCGCCCTGATCCGCGCCAACCCCGCTTTGGTTCCGGACCTCTTCGCCCAGGAGGGAACATCGATCGAGTCGGGCGAGGAGACCTTCACGCGATGGACACCGATGGGCAGCATCTCCTTCTTCGCACCGGAGAACTGGCTCGACGCCGCCGCCCTCGACCATCTCATGACGTACTTCTCATACTCGCAAGGATTCCGAGGCGGCGGGTTCAATACAGTCATCGATCCGCTGCAGGAGGACCTGCTCTCCTTCGAGCCCGAAACGATCGAGAACTTCGAGGTCGGCATCAAGACGATCGGCTGGGACCAACGCGTGACGTTCAACCTTTCGCTGTTCTACATGAACTTCGACGACATCCAGGTGCTCCAGAACGTCGCGTTCGACAACCCCGACGATCCGGACACCCCGATCATCCGGCGCATCACGACCAACGCCGCAAAGGCACGCAGCAAGGGCCTCGAGGCCGAGCTCCAAACGGTCCCGATCGATGGCCTCCAGATCACCGGGAACATCGGCGTACTCGATGCAAAGTTCACGGAGTTCGTCGACGCCAGCGGAAACGATCGATCCGGCAACCGGTTCGGAGAACCAAAGTTCACGAGCTTCCTGGCGGTTCAGTACTCGCTCCCCGTGACGGTGGGCAGCACCTGGCTCGACGGCTGGCTCACGCCACGTCTTCAGTGGTCCTACACCGGCCAGCGATTCTTCGGCGCTCTCAGCAACCCTTCTGCCTTCCAGCGGGGCTACAACAAGCTCGATGCGCGACTGTCCTATGACTTCCTCGACAACAGCGCACAGGTCGCCCTCTGGGGGATCAATCTCACGAACGAGGAGTACCTGGCCTCCGCGGAAGACTTGGTCGGCGTGTTCGGATTCTCCTCACAGAACTACGCGTCGCCGATCACGTTTGGCGGAGAGATGAGCTATCGATTCTGA
- a CDS encoding sterol desaturase family protein, whose product MSTLRRAFSVTVFPVLFGGLMIYAYREIPERGSAVIGILAAVSYTVVSLLERVFPHSKSWKHYFRHDLLPDGLFLATNNLLSGFRDAAVQTTGLFVAAQFAGTVGFHLWPTSWPLWGQWALALVVYEFGHYWAHRAAHEVPLLWRLHSLHHSPSRLYFLNAARFHPFDTIWLGFVSSVPLLAMGAPRTVLLLVASVGVVHGVLQHANVELRLGPLNWVFSTAELHRWHHSKTPEEANTNYGTNLIVWDTVFGTRFLPDRSPPEDIGITEPAAYPKGFFGPLLAPFRWRRLNDRGSSGPLTSFSQFP is encoded by the coding sequence GTGAGCACTCTAAGGCGGGCTTTCTCGGTGACGGTTTTCCCGGTCCTCTTCGGGGGGCTGATGATCTACGCCTATCGCGAGATCCCCGAACGCGGCAGCGCCGTCATCGGCATCCTGGCCGCCGTATCGTACACCGTAGTCTCGTTGCTCGAACGCGTCTTCCCTCACTCCAAGAGCTGGAAGCACTACTTTCGCCATGACCTGCTCCCCGATGGACTGTTCCTCGCCACCAACAACCTCCTCAGCGGCTTTCGAGATGCTGCCGTTCAAACCACGGGCTTGTTCGTTGCCGCGCAGTTCGCCGGGACAGTGGGCTTTCACCTCTGGCCGACGTCATGGCCGCTTTGGGGACAATGGGCTCTGGCTCTGGTCGTGTACGAGTTCGGTCACTATTGGGCCCACCGCGCGGCTCACGAAGTCCCGTTACTGTGGCGACTCCACTCGTTGCACCACAGCCCTTCGCGGCTCTACTTCCTGAACGCGGCCCGCTTTCATCCCTTCGACACGATCTGGCTGGGCTTCGTCAGCAGCGTGCCCCTGCTCGCGATGGGCGCACCGCGGACCGTGCTCCTCCTGGTCGCATCGGTTGGCGTCGTGCATGGCGTTTTGCAGCACGCGAACGTCGAACTTCGTCTCGGCCCACTCAACTGGGTCTTCAGCACCGCCGAGCTTCACCGCTGGCACCACTCCAAGACGCCGGAAGAGGCGAACACGAACTACGGGACCAACTTGATCGTGTGGGACACAGTCTTCGGCACACGTTTCCTGCCCGACCGCAGCCCTCCGGAGGACATCGGGATCACCGAGCCCGCCGCCTATCCCAAGGGATTCTTTGGGCCGCTGCTTGCCCCGTTCCGTTGGCGCCGGCTGAACGACAGAGGGTCGTCAGGGCCATTGACCTCATTTAGTCAATTTCCTTGA
- a CDS encoding SRPBCC domain-containing protein produces the protein MGLVAVLCVAFVLHLRTLAASPDPVFVIEHEIEIAAPPEDVWRVLTDFAAYPEWNPYVLRLGGTLEPGGAIAVTIAQSNWPKPLTVHPTIVTLDAPRELRWHGSALTTGFLETDHYFRLEPLAGNRTRLRHAEEFRGWRALRIDNEEHHQHTRAAFQAMNRALAARVGDEQ, from the coding sequence TTGGGGCTGGTCGCGGTCCTGTGTGTCGCATTCGTTCTCCATCTGCGGACGCTGGCCGCTAGCCCGGATCCCGTGTTCGTGATCGAGCACGAAATCGAGATCGCCGCCCCTCCGGAAGATGTCTGGCGCGTATTGACCGACTTCGCCGCCTATCCCGAGTGGAACCCCTACGTCTTGCGCTTGGGCGGCACCCTCGAACCCGGCGGCGCGATCGCGGTCACGATCGCCCAGAGCAATTGGCCGAAGCCGCTCACGGTACACCCGACGATCGTGACGCTCGACGCACCGCGCGAGCTCCGATGGCACGGCAGCGCCCTGACGACGGGCTTTCTCGAGACGGACCACTACTTTCGGCTCGAGCCCCTCGCGGGGAACCGAACGCGACTGCGTCACGCAGAGGAGTTCCGCGGCTGGCGTGCGCTGCGCATCGACAACGAGGAGCATCACCAGCATACGCGCGCCGCGTTCCAGGCCATGAATCGAGCGCTCGCGGCGCGGGTGGGAGACGAACAGTGA
- a CDS encoding enoyl-CoA hydratase-related protein encodes MTTTEHGPYVTFEKDGAVARIILNDPKRANAQTSEMVWGVDDALTQARRDHEVKVVILKANGKGFSSGHIPTGDYPEFQANREAKGTVWEGQTELFLTPMLTLWEFPKPTIAQVHGYALGGGSYWALLPDLTIASEDAYFQMPLVQGMGLPGGETMIEPWLFMNWKKTAEYLLTSQTLSAADALAAGIINRVVPRDDLERTTEELAHRIAKAPGSTLVATKVMIRRAWELMGMRMHQQMSNDLVAVVSSHRDFRDKLESLMESQRKPRQATERSE; translated from the coding sequence ATGACGACGACCGAGCATGGCCCTTACGTGACTTTCGAGAAAGACGGGGCGGTCGCCCGCATCATCCTAAACGACCCGAAGCGAGCGAACGCGCAAACCTCCGAGATGGTCTGGGGCGTCGACGACGCGCTGACGCAGGCCCGGCGCGACCACGAGGTGAAGGTGGTCATCTTGAAGGCGAACGGGAAAGGCTTCTCTTCCGGCCATATACCTACGGGGGACTACCCCGAGTTCCAAGCGAATCGGGAAGCCAAAGGCACTGTCTGGGAGGGGCAGACCGAGCTGTTCCTCACGCCCATGCTCACACTGTGGGAGTTCCCGAAGCCTACGATCGCCCAAGTCCACGGCTACGCGCTCGGAGGGGGGTCGTACTGGGCACTGCTTCCCGATCTCACCATCGCCTCGGAAGACGCCTACTTTCAGATGCCGCTCGTACAGGGGATGGGGCTTCCTGGCGGTGAAACGATGATCGAGCCGTGGCTCTTCATGAACTGGAAGAAGACCGCGGAGTATCTCCTCACGTCACAGACCTTGAGCGCGGCAGACGCACTCGCAGCAGGGATCATCAATCGCGTCGTGCCACGGGACGACCTCGAGCGAACCACCGAGGAGTTGGCACATCGCATTGCCAAGGCTCCAGGCTCGACCCTCGTGGCCACCAAAGTCATGATCCGGCGCGCCTGGGAGCTCATGGGAATGCGCATGCACCAGCAGATGTCGAACGATCTTGTGGCCGTGGTGAGCTCCCACCGCGATTTCCGGGACAAGCTCGAGAGCCTCATGGAATCGCAGCGCAAACCGCGACAAGCTACTGAGAGAAGCGAGTAG